A single genomic interval of Aureliella helgolandensis harbors:
- a CDS encoding aminotransferase class I/II-fold pyridoxal phosphate-dependent enzyme, whose translation MNHSDNNSSVPADSGDGEFRVEFASRVQRLPPYMFGRINNTLYQKRRAGHDVIDLGMGNPSDPPERVVMEKMVEATYDERNHGYSKSNGLLNLRRELTSKYFRKYGVRLDPDSEAIVCLGSKEGFSHMCLALMGPGDTAMIPAPYFPVHMYGVVLAAGNVVALEVADSEKFLQNIAYTCQHFYPRPKLLIINYPHNPSTVTVEQDFFTEIVKLAKRYNFMVISDFAYSDVAFDGYTPPSFLASPGAIDVGVEFTTMSKGYNMAGWRVGFCTGNREMIRGLATIKGYYDYGMFQAIQIAAIVALRDTEAAIERQSEIYRTRRDALLDGLHRIGWEAATPRAGMFVWAKVPEKWLQRMNTLDFAMMLLEDGDVAVSPGSGFGPTGEGYLRMALVENENRLRQAVRQISRCLERREQDYSSAATPTTPLTK comes from the coding sequence ATGAACCACTCCGACAACAATTCTTCGGTCCCCGCCGATTCCGGCGACGGTGAGTTTCGTGTTGAATTTGCATCGCGAGTTCAGCGATTACCCCCCTACATGTTCGGGCGCATCAACAACACGCTTTATCAAAAGCGACGCGCGGGCCACGATGTCATCGACTTAGGAATGGGAAATCCCTCGGATCCCCCCGAGAGAGTCGTGATGGAAAAGATGGTAGAGGCGACCTACGACGAGCGGAATCATGGATACAGCAAGTCGAATGGCCTGCTCAACCTGCGCCGAGAATTGACCAGCAAGTATTTTCGGAAGTATGGTGTTCGACTCGATCCCGACTCCGAAGCGATCGTGTGCTTGGGAAGCAAAGAGGGGTTTAGCCACATGTGCCTGGCGCTCATGGGCCCCGGCGACACCGCCATGATCCCGGCCCCGTATTTCCCCGTCCACATGTATGGGGTCGTTCTGGCCGCTGGCAACGTGGTGGCCCTCGAAGTGGCCGATAGTGAAAAATTCCTGCAGAACATCGCTTACACCTGCCAGCATTTCTATCCGCGGCCCAAATTGCTGATTATCAATTACCCGCATAATCCATCGACCGTGACGGTGGAGCAGGATTTCTTCACCGAGATCGTCAAGCTTGCTAAGCGATACAACTTCATGGTGATCAGCGATTTCGCCTACTCGGACGTCGCTTTCGATGGTTACACCCCTCCCAGCTTTCTGGCCTCCCCAGGTGCCATTGATGTAGGCGTTGAGTTTACGACGATGAGCAAGGGCTACAACATGGCGGGCTGGCGCGTCGGTTTCTGTACCGGAAATCGCGAGATGATCCGCGGACTGGCCACGATTAAAGGCTACTACGATTACGGCATGTTCCAGGCGATTCAAATCGCCGCGATTGTTGCCTTGCGAGATACGGAAGCGGCCATCGAACGCCAGTCGGAAATCTACCGAACCCGTCGCGACGCGTTGTTGGACGGATTGCACCGAATTGGATGGGAAGCGGCCACACCACGGGCAGGCATGTTCGTGTGGGCCAAAGTACCTGAGAAATGGCTACAGCGGATGAATACGCTCGACTTTGCCATGATGTTGCTTGAGGATGGCGATGTTGCCGTGAGTCCTGGCAGCGGATTCGGTCCTACGGGAGAGGGGTATCTACGCATGGCGCTCGTCGAAAACGAAAATCGGCTGCGACAAGCTGTCCGTCAGATCTCGCGTTGCCTTGAGCGTCGTGAGCAGGACTACAGCTCTGCGGCCACCCCCACTACGCCGCTCACCAAATAG